A genomic stretch from Eptesicus fuscus isolate TK198812 chromosome 15, DD_ASM_mEF_20220401, whole genome shotgun sequence includes:
- the PRPF4 gene encoding U4/U6 small nuclear ribonucleoprotein Prp4 isoform X2, protein MASTRASSTATKTKAPDDLVAPVVKKPHIYYGSLEEKERERLAKGESGILGKEGLKAGIEAGNINITSGEVFEIEEHISERQAEVLAEFERRKRARQINVSTDDSEVKACLRALGEPITLFGEGPAERRERLRNILSVVGTDALKKTKKDDEKSKKSKEEYQQTWYHEGPHTLKVARLWIANYSLPRAMKRLEEARLHKEIPETTRTSQMQELHKSLRSLNNFCSQIGDDRPISYCHFSPNSKMLATACWSGLCKLWSVPDCNLLHTLRGHNTNVGAIVFHPKSTVSLDQKDVNLASCAADGSVKLWSLDSDEPVADIEGHTVRVARVMWHPSGRFLGTTCYDRSWRLWDLEAQEEILHQEGHSMGVYDIAFHQDGSLAGTGGLDAFGRVWDLRTGRCIMFLEGHLKEIYGINFSPNGYHIATGSGDNTCKVWDLRQRRCIYTIPAHQNLVTGVKFEPIHGNFLLTGAYDNTAKIWTHPGWSPLKTLAGHEGKVMGLDISSDGQLIATCSYDRTFKLWMAE, encoded by the exons ATGGCTTCCACACGAGCTTCCTCCACG GCAACCAAAACGAAGGCACCTGATGACTTAGTCGCACCTGTTGTGAAGAAACCACACATCTATTATGGAAGTttggaagagaaggagagggagcgtCTGGCCAAAGGAGAATCTGGGATTTTGGGAAAAGAAGGACTTAAAGCAGGAATTGAAGCAGGAAATATTAACATAACCTCTG GGGAAGTGTTCGAAATTGAAGAGCACATAAGTGAGCGACAGGCCGAAGTGTTAGCCGAGTTTGAGAGAAGGAAGCGAGCCCGGCAAATCAACGTTTCCACAGACGACTCAGAGGTCAAGGCTTGCCTGAGAGCCTTGGGGGAGCCTATCACACTTTTTGGAGAGGGTCCTGCTGAAAGAAGAGAAAG GTTAAGAAATATCCTCTCAGTGGTCGGTACCGATgccttaaaaaaaactaaaaaagatgATGAGAAATCTAAGAAGTCCAAAGAAGAG TATCAGCAAACCTGGTACCATGAAGGACCACACACCCTGAAGGTTGCTAGACTATGGATTGCTAATTATTCACTGCCCAG GGCAATGAAACGCTTGGAAGAGGCCCGTCTCCATAAAGAGATTCCTGAAACAACTAGGACCTCCCAGATGCAAGAGCTGCACAAATCTCTCCGG tctttgaaTAATTTCTGCAGTCAGATTGGGGATGACCGGCCTATCTCCTACTGTCACTTTAGTCCCAATTCCAAAATGCTGGCTACAGCTTGTTG GAGTGGGCTTTGCAAGCTCTGGTCTGTTCCTGATTGCAACCTCCTTCACACTCTTCGAG GCCATAACACAAATGTAGGAGCAATTGTATTCCATCCAAAATCCACTGTTTCCTTGGACCAAAAAGATGTCAATTTGGCCTCTTGTGCTGCTGATGGTTCTGTGAAACTTTGGAGCCTTGACAG TGATGAACCAGTGGCAGATATTGAAGGCCATACAGTACGTGTGGCCCGTGTAATGTGGCATCCATCAGGACGTTTCTTGGGTACCACCTG ctaTGACCGCTCATGGCGCTTATGGGATTTGGAAGCTCAAGAGGAGATCCTGCATCAGGAAGGCCACAGCATGGGTGTGTATGACATTGCCTTCCATCAAGATGGCTCTTTGGCTGGCACTGG GGGACTGGATGCATTTGGTCGAGTTTGGGACCTGCGTACAGGACGTTGTATCATGTTCCTAGAAGGGCACCTGAAGGAAATCTATGGAATAAATTTCTCCCCCAATGG CTACCACATTGCAACTGGCAGTGGGGACAACACCTGCAAAGTATGGGACCTTCGACAGCGGCGCTGCATCTATACCATCCCTGCCCACCAGAACTTAGTGACCGGTGTCAAGTTTGAGC CTATCCATGGGAATTTCTTGCTCACTGGTGCCTATGATAACACAGCCAAGATCTGGACCCATCCAGGCTGGTCCCCACTGAAGACTTTGGCTGGCCATGAAGGCAAAGTGATGGGCCTAGACATTTCTTCTGATGGGCAGCTTATAGCCACTTGCTCATATGACAGGACCTTCAAGCTCTGGATGGCTGAATAG
- the PRPF4 gene encoding U4/U6 small nuclear ribonucleoprotein Prp4 isoform X1: MASTRASSTQATKTKAPDDLVAPVVKKPHIYYGSLEEKERERLAKGESGILGKEGLKAGIEAGNINITSGEVFEIEEHISERQAEVLAEFERRKRARQINVSTDDSEVKACLRALGEPITLFGEGPAERRERLRNILSVVGTDALKKTKKDDEKSKKSKEEYQQTWYHEGPHTLKVARLWIANYSLPRAMKRLEEARLHKEIPETTRTSQMQELHKSLRSLNNFCSQIGDDRPISYCHFSPNSKMLATACWSGLCKLWSVPDCNLLHTLRGHNTNVGAIVFHPKSTVSLDQKDVNLASCAADGSVKLWSLDSDEPVADIEGHTVRVARVMWHPSGRFLGTTCYDRSWRLWDLEAQEEILHQEGHSMGVYDIAFHQDGSLAGTGGLDAFGRVWDLRTGRCIMFLEGHLKEIYGINFSPNGYHIATGSGDNTCKVWDLRQRRCIYTIPAHQNLVTGVKFEPIHGNFLLTGAYDNTAKIWTHPGWSPLKTLAGHEGKVMGLDISSDGQLIATCSYDRTFKLWMAE; the protein is encoded by the exons ATGGCTTCCACACGAGCTTCCTCCACG CAGGCAACCAAAACGAAGGCACCTGATGACTTAGTCGCACCTGTTGTGAAGAAACCACACATCTATTATGGAAGTttggaagagaaggagagggagcgtCTGGCCAAAGGAGAATCTGGGATTTTGGGAAAAGAAGGACTTAAAGCAGGAATTGAAGCAGGAAATATTAACATAACCTCTG GGGAAGTGTTCGAAATTGAAGAGCACATAAGTGAGCGACAGGCCGAAGTGTTAGCCGAGTTTGAGAGAAGGAAGCGAGCCCGGCAAATCAACGTTTCCACAGACGACTCAGAGGTCAAGGCTTGCCTGAGAGCCTTGGGGGAGCCTATCACACTTTTTGGAGAGGGTCCTGCTGAAAGAAGAGAAAG GTTAAGAAATATCCTCTCAGTGGTCGGTACCGATgccttaaaaaaaactaaaaaagatgATGAGAAATCTAAGAAGTCCAAAGAAGAG TATCAGCAAACCTGGTACCATGAAGGACCACACACCCTGAAGGTTGCTAGACTATGGATTGCTAATTATTCACTGCCCAG GGCAATGAAACGCTTGGAAGAGGCCCGTCTCCATAAAGAGATTCCTGAAACAACTAGGACCTCCCAGATGCAAGAGCTGCACAAATCTCTCCGG tctttgaaTAATTTCTGCAGTCAGATTGGGGATGACCGGCCTATCTCCTACTGTCACTTTAGTCCCAATTCCAAAATGCTGGCTACAGCTTGTTG GAGTGGGCTTTGCAAGCTCTGGTCTGTTCCTGATTGCAACCTCCTTCACACTCTTCGAG GCCATAACACAAATGTAGGAGCAATTGTATTCCATCCAAAATCCACTGTTTCCTTGGACCAAAAAGATGTCAATTTGGCCTCTTGTGCTGCTGATGGTTCTGTGAAACTTTGGAGCCTTGACAG TGATGAACCAGTGGCAGATATTGAAGGCCATACAGTACGTGTGGCCCGTGTAATGTGGCATCCATCAGGACGTTTCTTGGGTACCACCTG ctaTGACCGCTCATGGCGCTTATGGGATTTGGAAGCTCAAGAGGAGATCCTGCATCAGGAAGGCCACAGCATGGGTGTGTATGACATTGCCTTCCATCAAGATGGCTCTTTGGCTGGCACTGG GGGACTGGATGCATTTGGTCGAGTTTGGGACCTGCGTACAGGACGTTGTATCATGTTCCTAGAAGGGCACCTGAAGGAAATCTATGGAATAAATTTCTCCCCCAATGG CTACCACATTGCAACTGGCAGTGGGGACAACACCTGCAAAGTATGGGACCTTCGACAGCGGCGCTGCATCTATACCATCCCTGCCCACCAGAACTTAGTGACCGGTGTCAAGTTTGAGC CTATCCATGGGAATTTCTTGCTCACTGGTGCCTATGATAACACAGCCAAGATCTGGACCCATCCAGGCTGGTCCCCACTGAAGACTTTGGCTGGCCATGAAGGCAAAGTGATGGGCCTAGACATTTCTTCTGATGGGCAGCTTATAGCCACTTGCTCATATGACAGGACCTTCAAGCTCTGGATGGCTGAATAG
- the CDC26 gene encoding anaphase-promoting complex subunit CDC26 isoform X2: MLRRKPTRLELKLDDIEEFESIRKDLEAICSLKAGMSVFFSASVPCNTRPKETRKKQKEDVDVVGGSDGEGAIGLNSDPKNREQMINDRIGYKPQAKPNNRSSQFGSFEF; this comes from the exons ATGTTGCGACGAAAACCAACCCGCCTAGAGCTGAAGCTTGACGACATTGAAGAGTTTGAAAGCATTCGGAAAGACTTGGAG GCCATatgctccttgaaggcaggaatgAGTGTATTCTTCTCTGCGTCTGTCCCCTGCAATACCAGGCCCAAAGAG ACCCGtaagaaacaaaaggaagatgTGGATGTTGTAGGAGGCAGTGATGGAGAAGGTGCCATAGGGCTCAACAGTGACCCCAAGAACCGGGAACAGATGATTAATGATCGAATTGGTTATAAACCCCAAGCCAAGCCCAACAATCGCTCATCTCAGTTTGGAAGTTTTGAATTTTAG
- the CDC26 gene encoding anaphase-promoting complex subunit CDC26 isoform X3, with translation MTYLFRICLDPEDNSVNSVDFRMLRRKPTRLELKLDDIEEFESIRKDLETRKKQKEDVDVVGGSDGEGAIGLNSDPKNREQMINDRIGYKPQAKPNNRSSQFGSFEF, from the exons atgacCTATCTATTTAGGATCTGTTTAGACCCTGAGGATAACTCTGTGAATAG TGTTGACTTCAGGATGTTGCGACGAAAACCAACCCGCCTAGAGCTGAAGCTTGACGACATTGAAGAGTTTGAAAGCATTCGGAAAGACTTGGAG ACCCGtaagaaacaaaaggaagatgTGGATGTTGTAGGAGGCAGTGATGGAGAAGGTGCCATAGGGCTCAACAGTGACCCCAAGAACCGGGAACAGATGATTAATGATCGAATTGGTTATAAACCCCAAGCCAAGCCCAACAATCGCTCATCTCAGTTTGGAAGTTTTGAATTTTAG
- the CDC26 gene encoding anaphase-promoting complex subunit CDC26 isoform X1: MTYLFRICLDPEDNSVNSVDFRMLRRKPTRLELKLDDIEEFESIRKDLEAICSLKAGMSVFFSASVPCNTRPKETRKKQKEDVDVVGGSDGEGAIGLNSDPKNREQMINDRIGYKPQAKPNNRSSQFGSFEF; encoded by the exons atgacCTATCTATTTAGGATCTGTTTAGACCCTGAGGATAACTCTGTGAATAG TGTTGACTTCAGGATGTTGCGACGAAAACCAACCCGCCTAGAGCTGAAGCTTGACGACATTGAAGAGTTTGAAAGCATTCGGAAAGACTTGGAG GCCATatgctccttgaaggcaggaatgAGTGTATTCTTCTCTGCGTCTGTCCCCTGCAATACCAGGCCCAAAGAG ACCCGtaagaaacaaaaggaagatgTGGATGTTGTAGGAGGCAGTGATGGAGAAGGTGCCATAGGGCTCAACAGTGACCCCAAGAACCGGGAACAGATGATTAATGATCGAATTGGTTATAAACCCCAAGCCAAGCCCAACAATCGCTCATCTCAGTTTGGAAGTTTTGAATTTTAG